From a single Thermodesulfovibrionales bacterium genomic region:
- a CDS encoding CopD family protein, with protein sequence NLGAFNHYINVPLLQQWAGKSMDIRGIIDRAVRRLVVPFFGNQPGYSIAVRFRRMVRVEAFLIVVVLLCAAALRHEVPARHYLHLQHTKMEHAQQAPEPVVSLQTKPERIAVGIPVAMTVLIEDRDGKPLEGLEVSHERILHAIVIGKDLNVFAHIHPEDIGRITREMRKKATFPLSFTFPKAGEYLIGIDFAVAGQTHSKSFSLNVAGEPAMGGPKVDFSKTKDFGEYRVTLTTPEKVKAGEETRLAYFIERNGEAVKDLNPYLGAAMHLAVVPTDLKLFIHAHGITPGEPHHHMDHMDMHAHPPKRFGPEIDADVIFPVKGIYKIFSQVEHKGKVLLFDFMVNVE encoded by the coding sequence TTAACCTCGGCGCCTTTAATCACTACATAAATGTTCCGCTCCTGCAGCAATGGGCAGGGAAATCCATGGATATCAGGGGCATCATCGACCGTGCAGTTAGGCGGTTGGTCGTACCTTTTTTCGGCAATCAGCCTGGGTACAGTATTGCGGTTCGGTTCAGGCGGATGGTGAGGGTCGAGGCGTTCCTTATCGTAGTCGTCCTGCTTTGTGCAGCGGCGCTCCGCCACGAGGTACCCGCCCGCCACTATCTTCACCTCCAGCACACAAAAATGGAGCATGCACAGCAGGCGCCTGAGCCGGTCGTGAGCCTTCAGACGAAACCTGAAAGAATTGCTGTGGGAATCCCTGTGGCGATGACCGTCCTGATCGAAGATCGTGACGGAAAACCTCTTGAAGGACTCGAAGTCTCACATGAGAGGATACTCCACGCCATCGTCATCGGCAAGGATCTTAACGTCTTTGCCCATATCCACCCCGAGGACATTGGCCGCATCACTCGTGAGATGAGGAAGAAGGCGACCTTCCCCCTGAGCTTTACCTTTCCGAAGGCCGGGGAATATCTCATTGGCATAGACTTCGCCGTCGCTGGTCAGACACATAGCAAGAGCTTTTCTCTCAATGTCGCGGGTGAGCCGGCAATGGGAGGGCCTAAGGTCGATTTCTCGAAAACTAAGGATTTTGGAGAGTATCGCGTCACCCTGACGACCCCTGAGAAGGTAAAGGCGGGCGAAGAAACAAGACTTGCATACTTCATTGAAAGGAACGGGGAGGCAGTGAAAGATCTCAATCCTTACCTCGGAGCTGCAATGCACCTTGCTGTTGTACCCACTGACCTCAAGCTCTTTATCCATGCCCACGGGATCACGCCGGGGGAACCTCACCATCACATGGACCATATGGATATGCATGCCCATCCCCCCAAGAGGTTTGGCCCTGAGATCGATGCAGACGTCATCTTTCCCGTCAAGGGTATCTATAAGATATTCAGCCAGGTTGAACACAAGGGAAAGGTCCTCCTCTTCGACTTCATGGTGAACGTGGAGTAG
- the pyrR gene encoding bifunctional pyr operon transcriptional regulator/uracil phosphoribosyltransferase PyrR — translation MAKELLNKKEIDRAIMRMAHEIIEKNKGTENICLVGIQRGGVHLARRLSENIGEIEHVSIPVGSLDISFYRDDLSIRKEHPFVRKTDVPCDITGKKVILVDDVLFTGRSIRAAMDALMDIGRPSAIQLAVLIDRGHRELPIKADYVGKNIPTALDETVRLHLEEEGAEERVIIVHSSGTEGEAHDK, via the coding sequence ATGGCAAAAGAACTTCTGAACAAGAAAGAGATCGACCGGGCCATAATGAGGATGGCCCATGAGATCATCGAGAAGAATAAAGGTACGGAAAACATTTGCCTCGTGGGGATTCAGCGCGGAGGGGTACACCTTGCTCGGAGGCTTTCCGAGAACATAGGGGAGATTGAGCATGTGAGCATCCCTGTCGGGTCCCTTGATATCTCCTTTTACCGCGATGATCTGAGCATCCGGAAGGAGCACCCCTTTGTCCGGAAGACCGATGTCCCCTGCGACATTACGGGCAAGAAGGTCATCCTCGTTGACGATGTTCTTTTCACCGGGCGGTCGATCAGGGCCGCAATGGATGCGCTCATGGACATTGGGAGGCCCTCCGCCATCCAGCTTGCTGTCCTGATAGACAGGGGCCATCGGGAACTTCCGATAAAGGCTGACTATGTCGGGAAGAATATCCCGACTGCCCTCGATGAAACGGTCAGATTGCACCTGGAAGAGGAAGGCGCGGAGGAACGGGTGATCATCGTCCATTCTTCGGGAACTGAAGGGGAGGCCCATGATAAGTAA
- a CDS encoding aspartate carbamoyltransferase catalytic subunit: MISNLRSKDLLGIKDLNAEEIHLILDTASGFRDVLGRDIKKVPALRGKTVVNLFFEPSTRTKTSFELAEKRLSTDVLNFSVPTSSVVKGETLYDTIKTIEAYGVDFVVIRHSCSGTPHFIARNVDASVINAGDGVHEHPTQALLDAFTIKEKKGAFPGLEVAIVGDILHSRVAKSNISALAKLGAKVRLIAPPTLLPSCIPEGAAVYHAMDEGLKGVDVVMMLRIQMERQGKGFFPSTGEFFKLWGLTRERVALAKADAIVMHPGPMNRGVEIASDVADSPQSVIREQVTNGIAVRMAVMYLLGGARG; the protein is encoded by the coding sequence ATGATAAGTAATCTGAGGTCCAAGGACCTCCTCGGCATAAAGGACCTGAATGCCGAGGAGATACATCTCATCCTCGACACGGCCTCGGGTTTCAGGGATGTTCTTGGAAGGGACATCAAAAAGGTCCCTGCCCTGCGCGGCAAGACCGTGGTGAATCTCTTTTTTGAGCCGTCGACAAGGACAAAGACCTCCTTCGAACTGGCAGAAAAAAGATTGAGCACCGATGTCCTGAACTTCTCCGTGCCGACGAGCAGTGTTGTGAAGGGGGAAACGCTCTATGACACGATAAAAACGATTGAAGCCTATGGAGTGGATTTTGTGGTGATACGTCATTCCTGCAGCGGGACCCCTCACTTCATCGCGAGGAACGTAGACGCGTCGGTTATCAATGCAGGTGATGGCGTGCACGAACATCCTACGCAGGCCCTCCTTGATGCCTTTACGATCAAAGAAAAGAAGGGAGCTTTCCCTGGTCTCGAGGTTGCGATCGTCGGCGATATACTCCATAGCAGGGTGGCGAAGTCGAATATTTCCGCCCTTGCTAAACTCGGAGCAAAGGTGAGACTCATAGCCCCTCCGACGCTCCTGCCGTCCTGCATCCCGGAAGGTGCAGCGGTGTATCACGCTATGGATGAAGGGTTGAAGGGCGTTGATGTTGTGATGATGCTGAGGATCCAGATGGAACGGCAGGGGAAGGGCTTCTTTCCCTCTACCGGTGAATTTTTCAAGCTCTGGGGGTTGACGAGGGAGAGAGTGGCACTTGCCAAGGCTGATGCCATTGTCATGCACCCCGGTCCCATGAACAGGGGTGTTGAGATAGCATCTGATGTTGCCGACTCTCCCCAGTCCGTAATACGCGAGCAGGTTACGAACGGCATTGCCGTGAGAATGGCTGTGATGTATCTCCTCGGTGGGGCGCGGGGGTAG
- a CDS encoding dihydroorotase has protein sequence MRDDQGITIIIRNGHIIDPSQGIDGIGDISIENGKVTEIRMGANPLHSPQPLQKGGKGEPHAGGSGIHTIDATGLYVLPGLVDMHTHLREPGFEHKETIRTGTLAALRGGFTSVCCMPNTKPVNDNETVTEFILRKTYAEGACYVYPIGAITKGQKGEELAEMGMMREAGCVAFSDDGFPVMNSLIMRRALEYSRVFHVPIIAHSEDLTLSDGGVMNEGVVSAAMGLKGIPSAAEEVMISRDIALAELTGGRLHIAHVSTRGSVRLIRQAKERGIPVTAETCPHYFSLTEEAVSGYETKAKVNPPLRTRQDLDAMKEGLKDGTIDVIATDHAPHHRDEKLLEFDKATSGISGLETALSLSLRLVEEGVFTLSQLVEKMAWNPSKILNIRKGSLAAGSDADIVIVDRNKGFIVEPEWFVSKGKNSPFGGWVLKGLPVKVIVKGKISEVS, from the coding sequence ATGAGAGACGACCAAGGCATAACAATCATCATCAGGAATGGTCACATAATCGATCCTTCTCAGGGGATCGACGGTATAGGAGATATCTCTATCGAGAATGGGAAGGTTACAGAAATCAGAATGGGAGCGAATCCTCTGCACTCCCCTCAGCCTCTTCAGAAGGGCGGTAAGGGGGAACCTCATGCGGGTGGCTCGGGAATCCATACGATCGATGCAACGGGTCTCTATGTCTTGCCAGGTCTCGTCGATATGCACACTCATTTGAGGGAGCCGGGCTTTGAACACAAAGAGACGATAAGGACAGGGACGCTGGCTGCGTTGAGAGGCGGATTTACCTCGGTCTGCTGTATGCCCAACACAAAACCGGTGAACGACAATGAGACCGTTACCGAATTTATCCTGCGGAAGACTTACGCCGAGGGGGCATGTTATGTCTATCCCATCGGAGCGATCACGAAAGGTCAGAAAGGCGAGGAGCTTGCGGAGATGGGAATGATGCGGGAGGCAGGATGCGTCGCCTTTTCTGATGATGGCTTTCCGGTCATGAACAGCCTGATCATGAGGAGGGCCCTCGAATACTCAAGGGTCTTTCATGTGCCGATCATCGCCCATAGTGAGGATCTCACCCTTTCCGACGGCGGTGTCATGAACGAGGGAGTGGTCTCTGCGGCCATGGGGTTGAAAGGGATCCCGTCGGCAGCTGAGGAAGTGATGATCTCGCGGGACATCGCTCTGGCTGAATTGACGGGCGGCAGGCTCCATATCGCCCATGTCTCGACAAGGGGCTCTGTGAGGCTCATACGACAGGCAAAGGAGAGAGGCATCCCTGTTACTGCCGAGACATGCCCACACTATTTCAGCCTAACTGAAGAGGCCGTCAGCGGATATGAGACAAAGGCAAAGGTGAACCCCCCTTTAAGGACGAGGCAGGACCTAGATGCTATGAAAGAAGGGCTGAAGGACGGTACCATCGATGTTATCGCAACAGACCACGCACCCCATCACAGGGACGAGAAACTTCTGGAATTCGACAAGGCAACCTCAGGCATATCGGGCCTTGAGACGGCCCTTTCCCTGAGCCTGAGGCTCGTGGAAGAAGGCGTCTTCACCCTTTCTCAGCTTGTCGAGAAAATGGCCTGGAACCCTTCAAAGATCCTGAATATCAGAAAGGGGTCGCTGGCAGCCGGTTCCGATGCGGATATCGTCATCGTCGACAGAAACAAGGGGTTCATTGTCGAGCCTGAGTGGTTCGTCTCAAAGGGCAAGAACTCGCCCTTCGGGGGATGGGTGCTGAAGGGTCTGCCGGTCAAGGTTATCGTCAAAGGAAAGATTTCGGAGGTTTCATGA
- the carA gene encoding glutamine-hydrolyzing carbamoyl-phosphate synthase small subunit, protein MTRALLVLSDGTIFEGLSFGAEGEAIGEVVFNTSMTGYQEILTDPSYKGQMVAMTYSQIGNYGINTEDVESAGGPKVEGFIVRECPDFPSSWRATLSLSQYLRDNGVVGIEGIDTRALTRHLRNHGAQMGILSTTDPDPAHLLSRVRRHPGISALDLVKEVTTKEQYSWTEGCWRWCSKEVRDLASEIGNKEKTDHRSLPPRPYRVVVYDFGIKFNILRNLVEAGFDVTVVPAETPAEEVLEMNPDGIILSNGPGDPETVTYAIENARRLIGKKPIFGICLGHQILGLAMGGRTYKLKFGHHGGNHPVKDLSTARIEITSQNHNYCVDIASLRGKAKLTHKNLYDGTEEGMVHVEFPLFSVQHHPEAGPGPNDSAHLFRRFREMIGGKT, encoded by the coding sequence ATGACGAGGGCATTGCTTGTCTTATCGGACGGAACAATTTTTGAGGGACTGAGTTTCGGGGCCGAGGGTGAGGCTATCGGCGAGGTCGTCTTCAACACCTCCATGACGGGATACCAGGAGATCCTTACCGACCCTTCGTACAAAGGCCAGATGGTCGCGATGACCTATTCCCAGATCGGTAATTATGGGATCAATACAGAAGATGTCGAATCTGCCGGCGGCCCCAAAGTGGAAGGGTTCATCGTCAGGGAATGTCCTGATTTCCCGAGCAGCTGGAGGGCGACGCTGTCGCTGAGTCAGTATCTCAGGGACAACGGGGTTGTCGGGATAGAGGGAATCGATACGAGGGCGTTGACGAGGCATCTGAGGAACCATGGTGCGCAGATGGGAATCCTTTCGACTACAGACCCCGATCCTGCGCATCTTTTGTCAAGGGTCAGAAGACATCCGGGGATCTCCGCCCTCGATCTCGTAAAGGAGGTGACGACAAAAGAACAGTATTCATGGACTGAAGGGTGCTGGAGATGGTGCAGCAAAGAGGTGAGGGATTTGGCGTCGGAGATCGGCAACAAGGAAAAAACCGATCATCGGTCCCTGCCCCCTAGACCCTATCGTGTCGTCGTTTATGATTTCGGCATCAAGTTCAACATCCTGAGGAACCTCGTTGAGGCAGGTTTTGACGTGACCGTCGTCCCTGCGGAGACGCCTGCAGAAGAGGTCCTCGAGATGAATCCCGACGGCATAATCCTGAGCAACGGGCCCGGCGACCCTGAAACAGTGACCTATGCGATCGAGAATGCGAGGAGACTCATCGGCAAGAAGCCTATATTCGGCATCTGCCTCGGCCATCAGATACTCGGGCTTGCCATGGGAGGAAGGACGTACAAACTCAAGTTCGGCCATCACGGCGGCAACCATCCTGTTAAGGATTTGTCAACGGCAAGGATCGAGATAACCTCGCAGAACCACAACTATTGCGTGGACATTGCGAGCCTCAGGGGAAAGGCGAAGCTCACTCATAAGAACCTCTATGACGGCACCGAAGAAGGAATGGTGCATGTGGAGTTTCCGCTCTTCTCGGTGCAGCACCATCCCGAGGCAGGGCCGGGGCCGAACGACTCAGCCCATCTCTTCAGAAGGTTCCGGGAGATGATCGGAGGGAAGACATGA
- the carB gene encoding carbamoyl-phosphate synthase large subunit → MPKRDDIKKILLIGSGPIVIGQACEFDYSGTQACKALREEGYKVVLVNSNPATIMTDPETADAVYIEPLTAEIMELIIKKERPDALLPTMGGQTALNLAVELAETGILEKYDVELIGAKLHAIKKAEDRELFKEAMEKIGFEVPRSAYIASMKEGLEAIESIGFPAILRPSFTLGGTGGGIAYNREEYTDLLEKGLKLSPVHQILVEESVLGWKEFELEVMRDTRDNVVIICSIENFDPMGVHTGDSITVAPAQTLTDREYQRMRDASIAIIREIGVDTGGSNIQFALNPRNGRMMVIEMNPRVSRSSALASKATGFPIAKIAAKLAVGLTLDEIPNDITKETPASFEPAIDYVVTKIPRFTFEKFPEADPTLTTQMKSVGEAMSIGRTFKESLQKALRSLETGNYGLEEVKVGTGELKSKLKIPHSERIWYAAQALRKGMSVDDVHGLTWIDPWFLTMMEQIIGMEEEMKKAALCSQDSHPSPSSPEAVNPQVLRGAKEYGFSDRRIAQLMGLTEKDIRSLRNQWGIRPVYKMVDTCAAEFEAYTPYLYSTYEKAFSPAAERSMQRAGADQKSEIMPRASVESEANPTDRKKVVILGSGPNRIGQGIEFDYCCVHAVFALKSLKYETIMINCNPETVSTDYDTADRLYFEPLTIEDVLSIVETEKPEGVIVQFGGQTPLKLAVPLEREGVRILGTSPDSIDRAEDRKRFKELLHKLRLRQPESDTVASPEEAVAVAQRIGYPVMVRPSYVLGGRAMEIVYDERSLNDYMMRAVKASPEHPVLVDKYLEDAIEVDVDAISDGSDVVIGGVMEHIEEAGIHSGDSACSLPPYSLGTDIVEEIKAQTRALARELNVIGLMNVQFAVKDGDIYILEVNPRGSRTVPFVSKATGVPLAKLAAKIMGGKTLKELGFTSEREMNYIAVKEAVFPFDRFHGVDTILGPEMKSTGEVMGIDENFGLAYAKAQESSDNKLPLSGKIFVSVKDKDKPGICHIVRRFQEMGFDVIATRGTAEHLLKKGIEVGIINKVTEGRPHIVDLIKNKEISFVINTVTGAQAQRDSFSIRQSSLQHHVPFTTTLSGANAVVNAIERLLRGKITIKSLKEYHTMTVPCNPQ, encoded by the coding sequence GTGCCGAAGAGGGATGACATAAAAAAGATACTGTTGATCGGCTCCGGTCCGATTGTCATCGGACAGGCATGCGAGTTTGACTATTCCGGTACCCAGGCGTGCAAGGCGTTGAGGGAAGAGGGCTACAAGGTGGTGCTCGTCAATTCAAACCCGGCGACGATCATGACCGACCCTGAGACGGCAGACGCAGTCTATATCGAGCCTCTCACAGCAGAGATTATGGAACTCATCATAAAGAAGGAGAGGCCTGACGCCCTTCTTCCGACGATGGGAGGACAGACCGCCCTCAATCTCGCCGTCGAACTCGCAGAGACGGGCATTCTCGAGAAATACGACGTGGAACTGATCGGCGCGAAGCTCCATGCCATCAAGAAGGCCGAAGACAGGGAACTCTTCAAGGAGGCGATGGAGAAGATCGGCTTTGAAGTCCCTCGAAGCGCATATATCGCGAGTATGAAGGAAGGGCTAGAGGCCATAGAATCAATCGGTTTCCCCGCTATCCTGAGACCGTCCTTCACCCTTGGAGGCACGGGCGGAGGCATCGCATACAACAGGGAGGAGTACACGGACCTTCTCGAAAAGGGTCTGAAACTCAGCCCTGTCCACCAGATCTTGGTGGAAGAATCGGTACTCGGCTGGAAGGAGTTCGAACTCGAGGTGATGCGCGATACGAGAGACAATGTCGTCATCATCTGTTCCATAGAGAATTTTGATCCCATGGGAGTGCATACGGGAGATTCGATAACCGTCGCTCCTGCACAGACGCTCACCGACAGGGAATATCAGCGGATGCGTGACGCCTCTATCGCCATCATCCGTGAGATCGGCGTTGACACCGGGGGTTCGAACATCCAGTTTGCCCTTAACCCCCGGAATGGGAGGATGATGGTCATCGAGATGAACCCGAGGGTTTCGAGGAGCTCTGCCCTTGCGAGCAAGGCAACGGGCTTCCCCATCGCGAAGATCGCGGCAAAGCTTGCGGTAGGTCTCACGCTTGATGAGATTCCGAATGACATCACGAAGGAGACGCCTGCCTCCTTTGAACCGGCGATCGATTACGTCGTGACGAAGATCCCAAGGTTCACCTTCGAAAAATTCCCTGAGGCAGACCCGACGCTCACAACGCAGATGAAATCGGTGGGAGAGGCCATGTCCATCGGCAGGACCTTCAAGGAGTCCCTCCAGAAGGCGTTGAGAAGCCTTGAGACCGGCAACTACGGGTTGGAGGAAGTGAAGGTCGGCACCGGTGAACTGAAATCAAAGCTCAAGATACCCCATTCCGAAAGGATATGGTATGCTGCACAGGCGCTCAGAAAAGGCATGTCTGTGGATGATGTCCACGGGCTCACGTGGATCGATCCCTGGTTCCTCACGATGATGGAACAGATCATCGGGATGGAAGAAGAGATGAAGAAGGCTGCGTTGTGCAGTCAGGATTCACATCCTTCCCCGTCGTCCCCGGAGGCTGTCAATCCTCAAGTCTTGCGCGGAGCCAAGGAGTATGGCTTCTCCGACCGGCGTATCGCTCAGCTCATGGGACTGACGGAGAAGGATATCAGAAGCCTGAGGAATCAATGGGGGATACGGCCGGTTTATAAAATGGTCGACACCTGTGCCGCAGAGTTCGAGGCATACACGCCCTATCTCTATTCAACGTATGAGAAGGCCTTCTCTCCGGCTGCAGAGCGCAGCATGCAGCGTGCAGGAGCGGATCAGAAATCCGAAATCATGCCTCGTGCGTCTGTCGAGTCCGAGGCAAATCCGACGGACAGGAAAAAGGTCGTCATCCTCGGATCCGGGCCGAACAGGATCGGCCAGGGCATCGAATTTGATTATTGCTGCGTCCATGCTGTCTTCGCCCTGAAATCGTTGAAATACGAGACGATCATGATCAATTGTAACCCCGAGACCGTGAGCACCGATTACGATACGGCTGACAGGCTCTATTTTGAACCCCTCACCATCGAGGACGTGCTGAGCATCGTTGAAACCGAAAAGCCTGAGGGTGTGATCGTCCAGTTCGGAGGACAGACGCCCCTCAAGCTTGCGGTGCCTCTTGAGAGGGAAGGGGTCAGGATCCTCGGCACTTCTCCCGATTCGATTGACAGGGCTGAGGACAGGAAGAGGTTTAAGGAGCTCCTCCACAAGCTCAGACTGAGGCAGCCCGAAAGCGACACCGTGGCATCGCCTGAAGAGGCGGTTGCAGTCGCCCAAAGGATAGGCTATCCTGTCATGGTAAGGCCGTCCTATGTCCTCGGAGGAAGGGCGATGGAGATCGTTTATGATGAACGGTCGCTCAATGACTACATGATGAGGGCGGTGAAGGCCTCGCCTGAGCATCCTGTGCTCGTCGATAAATACCTCGAAGACGCCATCGAGGTTGACGTGGATGCGATATCCGACGGCAGTGACGTTGTGATCGGCGGGGTTATGGAACATATCGAGGAGGCCGGCATCCATTCAGGAGACTCTGCATGCTCGCTGCCTCCTTACTCGCTCGGGACCGATATCGTGGAGGAGATCAAGGCCCAGACAAGGGCCCTTGCGCGGGAATTGAATGTCATTGGACTCATGAACGTACAGTTTGCGGTGAAGGACGGCGACATCTATATCCTCGAAGTGAACCCTCGGGGTTCGAGAACCGTCCCCTTTGTCTCCAAGGCCACGGGAGTTCCCCTGGCAAAGCTCGCTGCAAAGATCATGGGCGGAAAAACGCTGAAGGAACTCGGTTTCACATCGGAAAGAGAGATGAATTATATCGCTGTCAAGGAGGCTGTCTTTCCCTTCGACAGGTTCCATGGTGTCGATACGATCCTCGGACCGGAGATGAAATCGACGGGTGAGGTGATGGGGATAGACGAGAATTTCGGTCTTGCCTATGCAAAGGCCCAGGAGTCCTCGGATAATAAACTTCCGCTCTCCGGCAAGATATTCGTCAGCGTAAAGGACAAGGATAAACCGGGCATATGCCACATCGTCCGGAGGTTCCAGGAGATGGGGTTCGATGTCATTGCGACAAGAGGAACGGCCGAGCATCTCCTGAAGAAAGGTATCGAGGTCGGTATTATCAATAAGGTGACGGAAGGAAGGCCCCACATTGTGGACCTCATAAAGAACAAAGAGATAAGCTTCGTGATCAACACGGTGACCGGCGCACAGGCGCAGAGGGATTCTTTTTCCATACGGCAGAGCTCTCTTCAGCACCACGTCCCTTTTACAACGACCCTGTCCGGCGCCAACGCCGTTGTGAATGCCATCGAAAGGCTGCTCAGGGGAAAGATCACGATAAAATCCCTGAAGGAATACCATACCATGACCGTACCATGCAATCCTCAATGA
- a CDS encoding 6-phosphofructokinase yields MASIKRIGVITSGGDCGGLNAVIKGVARGAYDLGIESVVIPNGYAGLYNLVEFENVVLLNADRVSRIEASLAGSEAGHSRVKISKIEDPNKYERIKEGLKKFGIDALIISGGDDTGSVVVDLASQGIPCIHVPKTMDLDLQPYSVGGDSAINRIAVFTRDLKTTGLSHNRILVIEVFGRYVGHTALRGGIGAEADCILIPEVPVDFDIVYEHMKATYFARVVRSDVKAGTYIIVVAEGLKNASGEMLFDESAGVDAFGHKKLAGAGRYVRQQLEKRLKNDPEVVEFMRKTGMHVPGIYVIPEVREVTPGHLVRSGGSSAYDVNFGYRVGAGAVFLLLEGKSGNTVVDVDGRRIYYMATAEAIRRREVDIEELALFESLGTCFGRKPVKYDHEMIEVKGQVQRHL; encoded by the coding sequence ATGGCATCGATCAAGAGAATCGGAGTTATCACAAGCGGCGGTGATTGCGGCGGACTGAATGCCGTCATCAAGGGCGTGGCCCGCGGCGCGTACGACCTGGGGATCGAGTCGGTCGTCATTCCGAACGGCTACGCAGGATTATACAACCTCGTGGAATTCGAAAATGTCGTTCTCCTCAATGCGGACCGGGTAAGCCGCATCGAGGCGTCCCTCGCCGGCTCGGAGGCTGGACATTCGAGGGTAAAGATCAGCAAGATCGAAGACCCGAACAAGTATGAAAGGATAAAGGAGGGTCTAAAAAAGTTCGGGATCGACGCGCTCATCATCAGCGGCGGCGATGATACCGGAAGCGTTGTCGTCGACCTTGCTTCCCAGGGGATCCCCTGTATCCATGTCCCGAAGACCATGGACCTCGACCTTCAGCCTTACAGCGTTGGAGGCGATTCGGCAATTAACCGGATAGCGGTATTTACGCGGGACCTGAAGACCACTGGTCTGAGCCATAACCGCATCCTCGTGATCGAGGTCTTCGGAAGGTATGTCGGACATACCGCCCTGCGCGGTGGAATAGGCGCTGAGGCAGACTGCATCCTTATCCCTGAGGTGCCCGTGGACTTCGATATTGTCTATGAACACATGAAGGCCACGTACTTTGCCAGGGTGGTGAGGAGCGATGTGAAGGCAGGCACGTACATTATTGTGGTTGCCGAGGGTCTCAAGAATGCAAGCGGTGAGATGCTCTTTGACGAGTCGGCGGGAGTCGATGCCTTTGGCCACAAAAAGCTCGCGGGCGCGGGGAGGTACGTCAGACAGCAGCTCGAAAAGAGGCTGAAGAACGACCCCGAGGTGGTCGAATTCATGAGAAAGACAGGAATGCATGTGCCCGGCATTTATGTAATCCCCGAGGTAAGGGAGGTGACGCCGGGACATCTCGTTCGCTCCGGGGGATCTTCTGCCTACGATGTAAATTTCGGCTATAGGGTAGGGGCTGGAGCAGTCTTCCTCTTGCTCGAGGGGAAAAGCGGCAATACCGTTGTCGATGTTGACGGCCGGAGAATCTACTATATGGCGACAGCAGAGGCGATACGGCGCAGGGAAGTGGATATCGAGGAACTCGCCCTCTTTGAGAGCCTCGGTACCTGCTTCGGAAGAAAACCGGTGAAGTATGATCATGAGATGATCGAGGTGAAGGGGCAGGTGCAGAGGCATCTGTAG